In Paeniglutamicibacter kerguelensis, one genomic interval encodes:
- the whiA gene encoding DNA-binding protein WhiA: MALTASVKDELSRLDVRKSSERKAEVSTMLRFCGGLHIISGRIVIEAEVDLASTARRLRAAIAEVYGHTSEILVVSGGGLRRGNRYVVRVVRDGEALARQTGLLDARGRPVRGLPSVIVNGSTADAEAVWRGAFLSHGSLTEPGRSSALEITCPGPESALALVGAARRLGLVAKAREVRGVDRVVIRDGEAIAQLLTRMGAHDALMVWEERRMRKEVRATANRLANFDDANLRRSAQAAVAAGARVERALEILGDEVPEHLKYAGALRVAHKQASLDELGRMADPVMTKDAIAGRIRRLLAMADKRASELGIPGTEASVPLDMLEN, encoded by the coding sequence ATGGCACTGACGGCTTCCGTCAAGGACGAGCTGTCCCGTCTTGATGTTCGGAAATCATCCGAGCGCAAGGCCGAAGTTTCCACCATGTTGCGTTTCTGCGGTGGACTTCACATCATCTCCGGACGCATTGTCATCGAGGCCGAGGTCGACCTTGCCTCGACGGCCCGCCGCCTGCGCGCGGCCATCGCCGAAGTCTACGGCCACACCTCGGAAATCCTCGTGGTTTCCGGCGGCGGCCTGCGCCGCGGCAACCGCTACGTGGTGCGCGTGGTCCGTGACGGGGAGGCCCTGGCACGCCAGACCGGCCTGCTCGACGCCCGCGGCCGTCCCGTGCGCGGGCTGCCCTCGGTCATTGTCAACGGCTCGACGGCCGACGCCGAGGCCGTCTGGCGTGGTGCCTTCCTCTCCCACGGTTCGCTCACCGAACCCGGCCGTTCCTCGGCACTGGAAATCACCTGCCCGGGCCCGGAATCAGCGCTTGCGCTGGTCGGCGCCGCGCGCCGCCTCGGACTGGTGGCCAAGGCCCGCGAGGTGCGCGGGGTGGACCGCGTGGTCATCCGCGACGGCGAGGCAATTGCCCAGCTGCTCACCCGGATGGGTGCGCACGATGCGTTGATGGTCTGGGAGGAACGCCGCATGCGCAAGGAGGTGCGCGCCACCGCCAACCGCCTGGCCAACTTCGACGACGCGAACCTGCGCCGCTCGGCCCAGGCCGCGGTTGCCGCGGGGGCCCGCGTGGAGCGCGCCCTGGAGATCCTCGGCGACGAGGTTCCGGAGCACCTCAAGTACGCCGGCGCGCTGCGCGTGGCGCACAAGCAGGCGAGCCTCGACGAGCTCGGCCGCATGGCCGATCCCGTGATGACCAAGGACGCAATCGCCGGGCGCATCCGCCGGCTTTTGGCCATGGCCGACAAACGCGCCTCCGAGTTGGGAATACCCGGCACGGAGGCGAGCGTTCCCCTAGACATGCTGGAAAACTGA
- a CDS encoding gluconeogenesis factor YvcK family protein has translation MAFFTGPIPIQPPARSAEDNQLVRVVALGGGHGLSASLSALRRLTTDLTAIVTVADDGGSSGRLREELGVLPPGDLRMALAALCDDTDWGRTWRDVMQHRFTSAPGSAASLDQHAVGNLLIVALWELLKDPVAGLRWAGALLGARGQVLPMSTVPLTIAGDVLEDTGPQGLVRRHVVGQAKLATAGGEGLVSNVRLEPADAPACTEALEAIELADWVVLGPGSWYTSVLPHLLLPEMCRALESTPARRLLTMNLATDTAETAGMDAAAHLEVISRYAPDLRLDAVLADPSTVADHESFTRAAARLGARTFFGKVGVGAGRAVHDPLRLAAAYHDVFTTFNTDEPSS, from the coding sequence ATGGCGTTCTTCACCGGACCCATCCCGATCCAGCCCCCCGCCCGCTCGGCCGAGGACAACCAGCTGGTCCGCGTCGTCGCGCTCGGCGGCGGGCACGGGCTTTCGGCCTCGCTTTCCGCGCTGCGCCGGCTGACCACGGACCTGACGGCCATTGTCACGGTCGCCGACGACGGGGGGTCCTCCGGGAGGCTGCGCGAGGAACTCGGCGTACTGCCGCCGGGGGATCTGCGCATGGCCCTGGCCGCGCTGTGCGACGACACGGACTGGGGACGGACTTGGCGCGACGTCATGCAGCACCGGTTCACCTCCGCCCCGGGTTCGGCGGCGTCGCTCGACCAGCATGCGGTGGGCAACCTGCTGATCGTCGCACTCTGGGAGCTGCTCAAGGACCCGGTGGCCGGCCTGCGCTGGGCCGGGGCGCTGCTTGGCGCCCGCGGGCAGGTGCTGCCCATGAGCACCGTGCCGCTGACCATCGCCGGGGACGTGCTCGAGGACACCGGGCCGCAGGGGCTGGTGCGCCGCCACGTGGTGGGCCAGGCGAAGCTTGCGACGGCGGGCGGGGAGGGGCTCGTCTCGAATGTCAGGCTTGAGCCTGCCGACGCCCCGGCCTGCACCGAGGCGCTGGAGGCGATCGAACTAGCCGACTGGGTCGTGCTCGGGCCTGGCTCCTGGTACACCTCGGTGCTGCCGCATTTGCTGTTGCCGGAAATGTGCCGGGCACTTGAATCGACCCCGGCCCGGCGCCTGCTGACCATGAACCTGGCCACGGACACGGCGGAGACCGCGGGTATGGACGCCGCGGCGCATTTGGAGGTCATTTCGCGCTACGCGCCCGACCTCCGACTCGACGCCGTTTTGGCGGATCCGTCGACGGTGGCGGATCATGAGAGTTTCACCCGTGCGGCGGCCCGGCTAGGTGCCCGCACCTTTTTCGGTAAAGTAGGGGTTGGTGCCGGACGAGCAGTCCACGACCCCTTGAGACTTGCCGCCGCGTACCACGACGTTTTCACGACGTTCAATACAGACGAGCCCAGCAGTTAG
- the rapZ gene encoding RNase adapter RapZ: MTTELSPVKPAETELLVITGMSGAGRTTAAHALEDHGWYVVENLPPALLGTLTELVAHSGGSIPKLAVVMDVRSKSLFPQLREALHSLSAAGITYRVLFLEAADELLVRRFEQGRRPHPLQADGRIVDGIAKEREVLRELKEAAEIVLDTTELSVHDLARAITELFTESGPIVLRLNVMSFGFKYGVPTDANYVADVRFIPNPHWVPELRPHTGKDKQVSDYVLNAKGAGEFIGHYIAALEPVFEGYRRENKHYATIAIGCTGGKHRSVATAEEVGRRLAQLPGVRVNVTHRDLGRE; the protein is encoded by the coding sequence ATGACCACCGAGCTTTCCCCCGTGAAACCAGCAGAGACCGAATTACTAGTCATCACCGGCATGTCCGGTGCCGGACGGACCACTGCCGCCCATGCGCTGGAAGACCACGGATGGTACGTGGTGGAGAACCTGCCGCCGGCATTGCTGGGCACCCTGACGGAGCTCGTTGCCCATTCGGGCGGATCCATCCCCAAGCTTGCCGTAGTCATGGACGTGCGGTCCAAGTCGCTCTTCCCGCAGCTGCGCGAGGCGCTGCACTCGCTCAGCGCCGCCGGCATCACCTACCGCGTGCTGTTCCTCGAGGCGGCCGACGAACTCCTGGTCCGCCGCTTCGAGCAGGGCCGCCGCCCACACCCGCTGCAGGCGGACGGGCGCATCGTCGACGGCATCGCCAAGGAACGCGAGGTGCTGCGCGAACTGAAGGAAGCGGCCGAGATCGTGCTTGACACCACCGAGCTCTCGGTGCACGACCTGGCCCGCGCCATCACCGAACTCTTCACCGAATCGGGCCCGATCGTGCTGCGCCTGAACGTGATGAGCTTCGGTTTCAAGTACGGGGTTCCCACGGACGCCAACTACGTCGCCGACGTCCGCTTCATCCCCAATCCGCACTGGGTGCCGGAGCTGCGCCCGCACACGGGCAAGGACAAGCAGGTTTCCGACTACGTGCTCAACGCCAAGGGTGCCGGGGAATTCATCGGGCACTACATCGCCGCGCTGGAACCTGTCTTCGAGGGCTACCGCCGCGAAAACAAGCACTACGCGACCATTGCGATCGGCTGCACCGGCGGCAAGCACCGTTCGGTGGCCACGGCCGAGGAAGTCGGCCGGCGCCTGGCCCAGCTTCCCGGTGTCCGCGTCAACGTCACGCACCGCGACCTGGGCCGCGAGTAG
- the uvrC gene encoding excinuclease ABC subunit UvrC, with translation MADPKSYRPQTGDIPLNPGVYRFRDEVGRVIYVGKAKVLRSRLNSYFANPAGLTPKTHAMVHTAASVEWTVVGSELEALQLEYTWIKEYNPRFNIVFRDDKSYPYLAVTMGEKYPRAQVMRGDKRKDTKYFGPFYPAKAIRETLDTLLRVFPVRSCSTGVFKRAESSGRPCLLGYIDKCAAPCVGRISAEDHKKLAAELCQFMGGEGTRFIRELEGKMADAVSRLEYEQAARYRDDIAALRRVFERNAVVLAENTEADIFAVHEDELEAAVQVFHVRNGRIRGQRGWVVEKVEDSTPAEFIEHLLTQVYGEADGDDRIPREVLVPVLPENAQEVSDWLHERRGSAVSLRVAQRGDKATLAETVRENAEQALRLHKSRRAGDLSTRSASLQELQDALGLPSPLLRIECYDVSHVQGTNVVASMVVVEDGLPKKSDYRKFSITGDAARDDTASMYDVISRRFRNYLEESANMVPMVSGELDISDAAAKAPARRFAYPPSLVIVDGGPPQVAAATRALGDLGIDDIYVVGLAKRLEELWLPDDEFPVILPRASHALYLVQRIRDEAHRFAITFHRKKRSVSMMASVLDEIPGLGPAKRDALRKHFGSVKKMRAASVEELTEVPGVGPVLAATIHEALAGSGAETPAVNMTTGEVLD, from the coding sequence GTGGCAGACCCGAAAAGCTACAGACCCCAGACCGGGGACATCCCGCTGAACCCGGGGGTCTACCGCTTCCGCGACGAGGTCGGGCGGGTCATCTACGTCGGCAAGGCCAAGGTGCTGCGCTCGAGGCTGAACTCCTACTTCGCCAACCCGGCGGGGCTGACGCCCAAGACCCACGCGATGGTGCACACCGCGGCGTCGGTCGAATGGACGGTGGTGGGCTCCGAGCTGGAGGCGCTGCAGCTGGAGTACACCTGGATCAAGGAGTACAACCCGCGCTTCAACATCGTCTTCCGCGACGACAAGTCCTACCCTTACCTGGCCGTCACCATGGGGGAGAAGTACCCGCGCGCGCAGGTGATGCGCGGGGACAAGCGCAAGGACACCAAGTACTTCGGGCCGTTCTACCCGGCCAAGGCGATCCGCGAAACCCTCGACACGCTGCTGCGCGTCTTCCCGGTGCGCAGCTGCTCCACGGGCGTCTTCAAGCGCGCCGAATCCTCCGGCCGGCCCTGCCTGCTGGGCTACATCGACAAGTGCGCGGCCCCCTGCGTGGGCCGCATCAGCGCCGAGGACCACAAGAAGCTCGCCGCCGAGCTCTGCCAGTTCATGGGCGGGGAGGGCACCCGCTTCATCAGGGAACTCGAGGGCAAGATGGCCGACGCCGTCTCCCGGCTCGAGTACGAGCAGGCGGCCCGCTACCGCGACGACATCGCCGCGCTGCGCCGCGTCTTCGAGCGCAATGCCGTGGTGCTGGCCGAAAACACCGAGGCGGACATCTTCGCCGTGCACGAGGACGAGCTCGAGGCGGCCGTCCAGGTCTTCCACGTGCGCAACGGGCGCATCCGCGGACAGCGCGGCTGGGTTGTTGAAAAGGTCGAGGACTCCACCCCGGCCGAGTTCATTGAACACCTGCTGACCCAGGTCTACGGGGAGGCCGACGGCGACGACCGGATCCCGCGCGAGGTGCTGGTCCCGGTGCTGCCCGAGAACGCGCAGGAGGTCTCCGACTGGCTGCACGAGCGCCGCGGCTCCGCCGTCTCGCTGCGCGTGGCCCAGCGCGGGGACAAAGCGACGCTGGCCGAAACCGTACGCGAGAACGCCGAACAGGCGCTGCGCCTGCACAAGTCGCGCCGCGCCGGGGACCTGAGCACCCGCTCCGCCTCGCTGCAGGAGCTCCAGGACGCCCTGGGCCTGCCCAGCCCGCTGCTGCGGATCGAATGCTACGACGTCTCCCACGTGCAGGGCACCAACGTGGTGGCCTCCATGGTGGTCGTCGAGGACGGGCTGCCCAAGAAGAGCGACTACCGCAAGTTCTCCATCACCGGGGATGCCGCGCGCGATGACACCGCCTCCATGTACGACGTGATCTCCCGCCGCTTCAGGAACTACCTGGAGGAATCGGCGAACATGGTGCCGATGGTCTCCGGGGAACTCGACATCTCCGACGCCGCGGCCAAGGCCCCGGCCCGGCGCTTCGCCTACCCGCCCTCGCTGGTGATCGTCGACGGCGGCCCGCCACAGGTCGCCGCCGCCACCCGTGCCCTGGGCGACCTGGGCATCGACGACATCTACGTGGTGGGCCTGGCCAAGCGGCTGGAGGAGCTCTGGCTTCCGGACGACGAGTTCCCGGTCATCCTGCCGCGCGCCTCGCACGCCCTGTACCTGGTCCAGCGCATCCGCGATGAGGCGCACCGCTTTGCCATCACCTTCCACCGCAAGAAGCGCTCGGTCTCGATGATGGCCTCCGTGCTGGATGAGATCCCGGGCCTGGGCCCGGCCAAGCGCGATGCGCTGCGCAAGCACTTCGGCTCGGTGAAGAAGATGCGCGCGGCGTCCGTGGAGGAACTGACGGAGGTCCCCGGCGTGGGGCCGGTGCTTGCCGCGACGATCCACGAGGCGCTGGCCGGCTCGGGCGCCGAGACCCCTGCGGTTAATATGACAACCGGAGAGGTGTTGGACTAA